A genomic window from Salvelinus namaycush isolate Seneca chromosome 5, SaNama_1.0, whole genome shotgun sequence includes:
- the LOC120048779 gene encoding gastrula zinc finger protein XlCGF57.1-like, which yields MPKHHRDPIKTECGTQSDDVYCNREEPDISQSPYITKGVCISSIQIKEEPTDFEQQGMGEGQNRSVPSFQKKHIKHQNTSNPMTGCSKISWSPVVTLTRLSNVVVKTLLRDTKVCLVKEENSDKTDGVSTSQFFPCPHCTISFTDCYFLENHIKTKHQKQYVAMLKSHVSTSKTVYAPTHSCPHCSCMFHTPRQLHVHTRQAHTSAPLRKLHPCPYCDRSFQYIARLHTHCKVWHKMSVAFTDGYLSCADCGKSFRNSWGLGPHQCHKPEDTKPEDGPVCMNIGMPCSECGKSCSSPRNLRIHMRTHTGEKPYVCKECGKSFSEDSSYRKHMMIHSGVKPFKCQDCGKGFARMGRLRVHMTIHSGEKSFSCSKCDRRFAYKDCLKLHLRTHSGERPFKCTVCGKDFAYRNYLKLHLKIHSNERNYHCGVCGLKFINSAALKTHQRTHTGERPFHCTVCDKTFFRHEHLKNHQRTHTGEKPYTCTECGKSFTQSGDLTKHKRIHTGERPFECSECHRRFICSADLNRHMRIHNNSRPYPCQECDKRFRLANHLKIHMRTHTGERPYSCPRCHRTFARTHHLSGHLPRCR from the exons ATGCCTAAACACCATCGAGACCCCATCAAAACAGAGTGTGGAACACAGTCAGATGATGTTTATTGCAATAGAGAAGAACCAGACATTAGCCAATCACCCTACATTACTAAAGGGGTTTGTATCAGCTCCATCCAAATCAAAGAGGAACCAACAGACTTTGAACAGCAGGGAATGGGAGAGGGACAAAACCGTTCTGTTCCTTCCTTCCAGAAGAAGCACATCAAACATCAAAATACATCCAATCCAATGACCGGATGTAGCAAGATATCATGGAGTCCTGTGGTGACGCTAACAAGATTGTCTAAT GTAGTGGTTAAGACACTTCTGCGAGACACTAAGGTgtgtttggtgaaggaggaaaaCTCAGACAAGACAGATGGAG TCTCTACTTCTCAGTTCTTTCCTTGTCCACACTGCACCATCTCCTTCACTGACTGTTACTTCCTGGAGAATCACATCAAGACCAAACACCAGAAGCAGTATGTGGCCATGCTGAAAAGCCATGTCTCAACAAGTAAAACCGTGTATGCCCCCACACACAGCTGTCCCCACTGTAGCTGCATGTTCCATACCCCACGACAGCTACACGTCCACACCCGTCAGGCCCACACCTCTGCCCCGCTAAGGAAACTCCACCCCTGCCCTTATTGTGACCGCAGCTTCCAGTACATAGCCAGACTGCATACTCACTGCAAGGTTTGGCACAAAATGTCTGTCGCTTTCACAGATGGATACCTCAGTTGCGCTGACTGTGGAAAGAGCTTCAGGAATTCCTGGGGACTGGGGCCTCACCAGTGTCACAAACCTGAGGACACTAAGCCTGAGGATGGCCCTGTCTGTATGAACATTGGCATGCCATGCTCAGAGTGTGGCAAAAGCTGCTCTAGTCCTCGGAATCTGCGCAttcacatgcgcacacacaccgGTGAGAAGCCCTACGTCTGTAAGGAGTGTGGCAAGAGCTTCTCAGAAGACAGCAGTTACCGCAAACACATGATGATACACTCAGGGGTCAAGCCATTCAAATGCCAGGATTGTGGAAAGGGTTTTGCCCGGATGGGGCGCCTCCGAGTTCACATGACTATTCACTCTGGCGAGAAGTCTTTCTCCTGCTCCAAATGTGACAGGCGGTTTGCATACAAGGACTGTCTGAAGCTTCACCTGCGCACACACTCAGGTGAGAGACCTTTCAAATGTACTGTGTGTGGTAAAGACTTTGCTTACAGAAATTATCTGAAGTTGCATCTGAAGATCCACAGCAATGAAAGAAACTACCATTGTGGGGTTTGTGGGCTGAAGTTCATAAACAGTGCTGCGTTGAAAACCCACCAGCGCACACACACTGGGGAGAGGCCTTTCCATTGCACAGTGTGTGACAAGACATTTTTCCGACATGAACACCTGAAGAACCACCAGCGCACTCACACAGGTGAGAAACCATACACCTGTACAGAGTGCGGTAAAAGCTTCACTCAGTCTGGAGATCTGACCAAACACAAGCGCATCCACACTGGGGAGAGGCCATTTGAATGTTCTGAATGCCACCGACGGTTTATCTGTTCTGCTGATCTGAACAGACACATGAGGATCCACAATAACTCACGGCCATATCCCTGCCAAGAGTGTGACAAGAGATTCCGCTTGGCCAACCACCTTAAAATTCACATGAGGACCCACACTGGGGAGAGACCGTACTCCTGCCCCCGCTGCCATCGCACCTTCGCTCGCACCCACCACCTCTCTGGTCACCTGCCTAGATGTCGCTGA
- the LOC120047750 gene encoding gastrula zinc finger protein XlCGF57.1-like: MNVNQTEVLKSTRWRTNLEKVNITKRTKQSKTNAVTLNSIQIKREPRDFEQKEIGDGDRSKLSLLKKHVKQQQTISNQPTMCSQISWSPLVLLTRLSKVVVKTLLSDTKVCLVKEETDARRDEDNNGVLSPQFFPCPHCTISFTDCYFLENHIKNKHQKQYLAMLKSQVSKSKRVYGPTHSCPHCSCMFHTPRQLDIHTRQAHPSARPRKPSHPRRVPGKLHSCPQCARRFPYLGTLLKHCKNLHKMAVVRIDGHLSCAECGKSFENCWGLGPHRCHEPEGTKLKDTKPVICLEVGFHCSECGKILTTPTSLNTHMRIHTGEKPYECKECGKRFSNGSSLGKHLLIHKGVKEFKCQDCGKAFAQANLLRNHMTVHSGERKFSCSHCDKRYAYRGSLELHLRTHSGERPFKCTVCGKDFADKCYLKTHLNIHNNQKNYHCGVCGRKFIRLGLLKLHMRSHTGERPYHCTVCDKKFFRLSHLKNHHLTHTGEKPYTCTECGKSFTQSGDLAKHKRHHTGERPFECSECHSRFICSGSLTLHMRTHTHRDVKPYSCQECGKSFYEQSHVKVHMKIHKGKPYSCPHCFFCFARKSNLSNHLSRCPKLKCVKPMNGGGRVRSLQ; this comes from the exons ATGAATGTTAACCAGACTGAGGTACTCAAATCAACTAGATGGAGAACAAACCTGGAGAAAGTTAACATAACCAAGAGGACTAAACAGTCCAAAACGAATGCGGTTACTTTGAACTCCATCCAAATAAAACGGGAACCAAGAGACTTTGAGCAGAAGGAAATTGGGGACGGTGACCGTTCCAAACTTTCATTGCTGAAGAAGCATGTCAAGCAACAACAAACTATATCCAACCAACCGACCATGTGTAGTCAGATATCATGGAGTCCTCTAGTGCTGTTAACAAGATTGTCTAAG GTGGTGGTTAAGACTCTTCTGAGCGATACTAAAGTGTGTTTGGTGAAGGAAGAAACAGATGCCAGGAGGGATGAAGACAACAATGGAG TCTTGTCTCCTCAGTTCTTTCCTTGTCCACACTGCACCATCTCCTTTACTGACTGTTATTTCCTAGAGAATCACATCAAGAACAAACACCAGAAGCAGTACCTGGCCATGTTGAAAAGCCAAGTCTCAAAGAGTAAAAGAGTGTACGGCCCCACACACAGCTGTCCCCACTGTAGCTGCATGTTCCATACACCACGACAGCTAGACATTCATACCCGCCAGGCTCACCCCTCTGCCCGTCCCCGGAAACCTTCCCATCCCCGCAGGGTTCCGGGGAAACTCCACTCCTGCCCGCAGTGTGCCCGCAGATTCCCTTACCTGGGCACCCTGCTGAAGCACTGCAAGAATTTGCACAAAATGGCTGTGGTTCGCATCGATGGACACCTCAGTTGCGCggagtgtgggaagagctttgagAATTGTTGGGGATTGGGGCCTCACCGGTGTCACGAACCAGAGGGCACTAAACTTAAGGACACTAAGCCTGTGATATGTCTGGAAGTCGGCTTCCATTGCTCTGAGTGTGGCAAGATCCTCACTACTCCTACGAGCCTGAACACTCACATGCGCATCCACACCGGAGAGAAGCCTTATGAATGCAAGGAGTGCGGCAAAAGATTCTCGAACGGCAGCAGTTTAGGCAAACACCTGCTGATACACAAGGGGGTCAAAGAATTCAAATGCCAGGATTGTGGGAAGGCTTTCGCCCAGGCAAACCTTCTGAGGAATCACATGACCGTTCACTCTGGTGAGAGAAAGTTTTCCTGCTCCCATTGCGACAAGCGGTATGCATACAGGGGTAGTCTGGAGCTTCACCTGCGCACACACTCAGGGGAGAGACCTTTCAAATGTACTGTGTGTGGTAAAGACTTTGCTGACAAATGTTATCTGAAAACACACCTGAATATACACAACAACCAGAAAAACTACCATTGTGGGGTTTGTGGGCGGAAGTTCATAAGGCTTGGGTTGTTGAAGTTACACATGCGCTCACACACCGGGGAGAGGCCCTACCACTGCACAGTGTGCGACAAGAAGTTTTTTAGACTCTCACACCTGAAGAACCATCATCTCACTCACACAGGTGAGAAACCATACACCTGTACAGAGTGCGGTAAAAGCTTCACTCAGTCTGGAGATCTGGCTAAACACAAGCGTCACCACACTGGGGAGAGGCCGTTTGAATGTTCTGAATGCCACAGCCGGTTTATCTGTTCAGGTTCTCTGACCCTGCACATGAGGACCCACACTCACCGTGATGTAAAGCCATACTCCTGCCAagagtgtgggaagagcttttaTGAACAGAGTCATGTAAAAGTCCACATGAAAATCCACAAGGGGAAACCGTATTCCTGCCCCCACTGCTTTTTTTGCTTTGCTCGCAAGAGCAACCTCTCCAATCACCTGTCTAGATGTCCTAAACTTAAATGCGTTAAACCTATGAATGGGGGGGGGCGGGTTCGTTCCCTTCAGTGA
- the LOC120047288 gene encoding gastrula zinc finger protein XlCGF57.1-like: MPNCSQVKTLMRTTSKQLHFPETVSDSYSHQFFPCPHCTISFTDCYFLENHIKNKHQKQYLAMLKSQVSKSKRVYGPTHSCPHCSCMFHTPRQLDIHTCQAHPSARPQKPAPPRKTGRPHRVQEKFHTCPQCSRRFKYLGSLLKHCKSLHKMSIVLTDGNISCADCEKSFENFWSLGPYRCHEPEGSRPKDTKQMICLEVGFQCLDCGKILTTLTSLNTHMRIHTGEKPYVCKECGKRFSVTDTYRYHMLIYNGIKPFKCQDCGKDFKQKSLLRKHMTVHSGERKYSCSQCDRQFAYRESLKLHLRTHSGERPFKCTVCGKDFADKGYLKMHLKIHNNQKSYHCGVCRQKFIRIGVLNVHLRERPYHCTVCDKQFARLDHLKNHQRTHTGEKPNTCTECGKSFTQSGDLTKHKRIHTGERPFECSECHKRFICSGSLTLHMRTHTHRDVKPYSRQECGKSFYEQSCERPHENPQWEALCRSSLLYQLCSQVQPLQIPA, translated from the exons atgcccaactgcagtcaggtcaagaccctgatgaGGACAACAAGCAAGCAGTTGcacttccctgagacggtttctgaca GTTATTCTCATCAGTTCTTTCCTTGTCCACACTGCACCATCTCCTTTACTGACTGTTATTTCCTGGAGAATCACATCAAGAACAAACATCAGAAGCAGTACCTGGCCATGTTGAAAAGCCAAGTCTCAAAGAGTAAAAGAGTGTACGGCCCCACACACAGCTGTCCCCACTGTAGCTGCATGTTCCATACACCACGACAGCTAGACATTCATACCTGCCAGGCCCACCCCTCTGCCCGTCCCCAGAAACCTGCCCCTCCCCGGAAAACTGGCCGTCCCCACAGGGTTCAGGAGAAATTCCACACCTGCCCACAGTGTTCCCGCAGATTCAAGTACCTGGGCAGCCTGCTGAAGCACTGCAAGAGTTTGCACAAAATGTCCATTGTTCTCACCGATGGAAACATCAGTTGCGCGGACTGTGAGAAGAGCTTTGAGAATTTCTGGAGCCTGGGGCCTTACCGGTGTCACGAACCAGAGGGTTCTAGACCTAAGGACACTAAACAGATGATCTGTCTGGAAGTCGGCTTCCAATGCTTAGATTGTGGCAAGATCCTCACTACTCTTACGAGCCTGAACACTCACATGCGCATCCACACTGGTGAGAAACCTTATGTCTGCAAGGAGTGCGGCAAGCGCTTCTCAGTTACCGACACTTACCGTTATCACATGTTAATATACAATGGGATCAAGCCATTCAAATGCCAGGACTGCGGGAAGGATTTCAAACAGAAGTCGCTCCTCAGGAAGCACATGACCGTTCACTCTGGTGAGAGGAAGTACTCCTGCTCCCAATGCGACAGGCAGTTTGCATACAGGGAGAGTCTGAAGCTTCACCTGCGCACACACTCAGGGGAGAGACCTTTCAAATGTACTGTGTGTGGTAAAGACTTTGCTGACAAAGGTTATCTGAAGATGCATCTGAAGATCCACAACAACCAGAAAAGCTACCATTGTGGGGTTTGTAGGCAGAAGTTCATAAGGATTGGGGTGCTGAACGTACACCTGCGTGAGAGGCCTTACCACTGCACAGTGTGTGACAAGCAATTTGCCCGACTCGACCACCTGAAGAACCACCAGCGCACTCACACAGGTGAGAAACCAAACACCTGTACAGAGTGCGGTAAAAGCTTCACTCAGTCTGGAGATCTGACCAAACACAAGCGCATCCACACTGGGGAGAGGCCGTTTGAATGTTCTGAATGCCACAAACGGTTTATCTGTTCAGGTTCTCTGACCCTGCACATGAGGACCCACACTCACCGTGATGTAAAGCCATACTCCCGCCAagagtgtgggaagagcttttaTGAACAGTCATGTGAACGGCCACATGAAAATCCACAATGGGAAGCGTTATGCCGGTCCTCTCTGCTTTATCAGCTTTGCTCGCAAGTCCAACCTCTCCAAATACCAGCATAG